The Parambassis ranga chromosome 19, fParRan2.1, whole genome shotgun sequence genome contains a region encoding:
- the adam11 gene encoding disintegrin and metalloproteinase domain-containing protein 11 isoform X1 encodes MLAVRCLLFAAVCARGAETGLWEWVSLDGGIPSAEEVVQPKRLLQQIHSEEELQHSRLDTRVKNHPAGILPVHLAQSSFLVEAFGTSFILELELNHNLLSTDYVERHFEEDGQLSQNMGGEHCYYHGRVRGMPGSWVALSTCHGLRGMFSDGNFSYGIEPFGTGEEQNDHIVYRMPNIDIIPPPCPGCSVNSTEPEGQTESHNKGDGDLKDRDDWSEKEKPIITQGLRRRRKRQVRRGQRTVQTETKYIELMVVNDYELFVQLRRSTTQTKIFAKTVVNMADLIYKEQLNTRIVLVAMETWSAENKVAIGNDALLTLRDFMKYRKESIKERCDAVHLFSGRTFMSSRSEAAYIGGICSLTRGGGINEFGGTGPMAITLCQSLGQNIGMLRNKERTAAGNCRCPDPWLGCIMEDTGYYLPRKFSRCSIDEYLRFLQQGGGSCLFNKPTKLLDPSECGNGYVELGEECDCGSIVECSQSGANCCKKCTLTHNAMCSNGLCCRDCKYELRGVMCREAVNDCDISETCTGDSSQCPHNVHKLDGYTCDAGQGRCYGGRCKTRDGQCRTLWGYNSADRFCYEKLNSEGTDKGNCGPESNGQGWAPCQKQDVLCGLLLCTNLTARPRFGELQGKPTSLTIHHQNRYLDCMGGHAVLDDGLDLGYVEDGTPCGPNMMCLERRCLPVTTFNLSICPGSSTLRICSHHGTCSNEVKCICDADYTGKDCSVFDPIPTPTPPPGPEKYKGPSGTNIIIGSVAGAILLAAIILGGTGWGFKNIRKGRYESAF; translated from the exons ATGCTCGCTGTGAGATGCCTGCTGTTCGCTGCAGTGTGTGCACGGGGCGCCGAGACAG GTCTGTGGGAATGGGTGAGTCTGGATGGTGGGATCCCTTCTGCAGAAGAGGTCGTTCAGCCCAAGCGACTCCTGCAACAGATCCActctgaggaggagctgcagcacagccGCCTGGACACCCGGGTCAAAAACCACCCAGCTGGCATACTG CCGGTCCATTTGGCCCAGAGCAGCTTCCTGGTGGAGGCCTTTGGCACATCCTTCATCCTTGAGTTGGAGCTCAACCA CAATCTCCTGTCCACAGATTATGTGGAGCGTCATTTTGAAGAGGATGGGCAGCTGTCGCAGAATATG GGAGGGGAGCACTGCTACTACCACGGGAGAGTGAGGGGGATGCCTGGCTCCTGGGTGGCTCTGTCCACCTGTCACGGCCTGCG ggGGATGTTTTCTGATGGAAACTTCTCTTATGGGATTGAACCTTTTGGCACCGGAGAG GAGCAGAATGACCACATCGTTTATCGAATGCCCAACATTGACATAATTCCACCTCCATGTCCAG gatgctCCGTGAACAGTACAGAGCCTGAGGGGCAGACAGAGAGCCACAACAAAGGAGACGGAGATCTGAAGGACAGAGACGACTGGTCTGAAAAAGAGAAGCCCATCATTACACAAGgcctgagaagaagaagaaaaagacaa GTGCGGCGGGGCCAACGCACCGTTCAGACTGAGACCAAGTACATCGAGCTGATGGTCGTCAATGATTATGAACTA TTTGTGCAGCTTCGACGCTCAACCACTCAGACGAAGATTTTTGCCAAAACAGTGGTAAACATGGCAGATTTG ATCTACAAAGAGCAGCTCAACACTCGCATCGTTCTGGTGGCCATGGAGACATGGTCGGCCGAAAACAAGGTCGCCATAGGCAACGACGCCTTGCTCACCCTGCGTGATTTCATGAAGTACCGCAAAGAGAGCATTAAGGAGCGCTGTGATGCTGTGCACCTCTTCTC cGGGAGGACGTTCATGAGCAGCCGCAGCGAGGCAGCCTACATTGGGGGCATCTGCTCACTCACTCGGGGTGGTGGCATAAACGAG tttGGGGGCACAGGTCCCATGGCTATCACACTGTGTCAGAGTCTTGGCCAGAATATTGGCATGCTAAGGAACAAGGAGCGAACAGCTGCAG GAAACTGCAGGTGTCCGGATCCATGGCTGGGTTGTATCATGGAGGATACTGG CTACTACCTTCCCAGGAAGTTCTCTCGCTGTAGTATAGATGAGTACCTGAGATTTCTccagcagggaggaggcagcTGCCTCTTCAACAAGCCCACTAAG CTCTTGGACCCTTCAGAGTGTGGTAATGGATATGTGGAGCTGGGAGAGGAATGTGACTGTGGATCTATAGTG GAGTGCTCTCAGAGTGGAGCCAACTGCTGCAAGAAGTGTACTCTGACCCACAATGCCATGTGCAGCAATGGGCTCTGCTGCAGGGACTGCAAG TATGAGCTGCGAGGGGTGATGTGCCGTGAGGCGGTGAATGACTGTGACATCTCTGAGACCTGCACAGGAGACTCCAGCCAG TGTCCtcataatgtccacaagctgGATGGTTACACATGTGATGCTGGCCAG GGCCGATGTTATGGAGGTCGCTGTAAAACTAGGGATGGCCAGTGCAGGACTCTCTGGGGCTACA ACTCTGCTGACAGATTTTGCTATGAAAAGCTGAACTCTGAGGGCACGGACAAAGGAAACTGTGGTCCAGAGTCCAACGGGCAAGGATGGGCGCCGTGCCAGAAACA AGACGTTCTGTGTGGCTTGCTGCTTTGCACAAATCTGACAGCCAGGCCGAGGTTTGGTGAGCTGCAGGGGAAGCCCACCAGCCTGACCATCCACCATCAGAACAGATACCTGGATTGCAT GGGCGGTCATGCAGTGCTGGATGATGGCTTGGATCTGGGCTACGTGGAGGACGGGACACCATGTGGGCCCAATATGATGTGTTTGGAGCGCCGCTGCCTCCCTGTCACCACCTTCAACCTCAGCATCTGCCCGGGTTCCTCCACTTTACGCATCTGCTCCCACCACGGG ACGTGCAGTAACGAGGTGAAGTGCATCTGTGATGCAGACTACACTGGGAAGGACTGCAGTGTGTTTGACCCGATTCCCACGCCCACACCACCACCGGGCCCAGAGAAGTACAAAG GTCCCAGTGGCACCAATATCATAATAGGTTCGGTTGCCGGTGCTATTCTGCTGGCAGCAATAATCCTGGGGGGAACTGGCTGGGGATTTAA
- the adam11 gene encoding disintegrin and metalloproteinase domain-containing protein 11 isoform X2, translated as MLAVRCLLFAAVCARGAETGLWEWVSLDGGIPSAEEVVQPKRLLQQIHSEEELQHSRLDTRVKNHPAGILPVHLAQSSFLVEAFGTSFILELELNHNLLSTDYVERHFEEDGQLSQNMGGEHCYYHGRVRGMPGSWVALSTCHGLRGMFSDGNFSYGIEPFGTGEEQNDHIVYRMPNIDIIPPPCPGCSVNSTEPEGQTESHNKGDGDLKDRDDWSEKEKPIITQGLRRRRKRQVRRGQRTVQTETKYIELMVVNDYELFVQLRRSTTQTKIFAKTVVNMADLIYKEQLNTRIVLVAMETWSAENKVAIGNDALLTLRDFMKYRKESIKERCDAVHLFSGRTFMSSRSEAAYIGGICSLTRGGGINEFGGTGPMAITLCQSLGQNIGMLRNKERTAAGNCRCPDPWLGCIMEDTGYYLPRKFSRCSIDEYLRFLQQGGGSCLFNKPTKLLDPSECGNGYVELGEECDCGSIVECSQSGANCCKKCTLTHNAMCSNGLCCRDCKYELRGVMCREAVNDCDISETCTGDSSQCPHNVHKLDGYTCDAGQGRCYGGRCKTRDGQCRTLWGYNSADRFCYEKLNSEGTDKGNCGPESNGQGWAPCQKQDVLCGLLLCTNLTARPRFGELQGKPTSLTIHHQNRYLDCMGGHAVLDDGLDLGYVEDGTPCGPNMMCLERRCLPVTTFNLSICPGSSTLRICSHHGTCSNEVKCICDADYTGKDCSVFDPIPTPTPPPGPEKYKGPSGTNIIIGSVAGAILLAAIILGGTGWGFKNIRKGRSSGV; from the exons ATGCTCGCTGTGAGATGCCTGCTGTTCGCTGCAGTGTGTGCACGGGGCGCCGAGACAG GTCTGTGGGAATGGGTGAGTCTGGATGGTGGGATCCCTTCTGCAGAAGAGGTCGTTCAGCCCAAGCGACTCCTGCAACAGATCCActctgaggaggagctgcagcacagccGCCTGGACACCCGGGTCAAAAACCACCCAGCTGGCATACTG CCGGTCCATTTGGCCCAGAGCAGCTTCCTGGTGGAGGCCTTTGGCACATCCTTCATCCTTGAGTTGGAGCTCAACCA CAATCTCCTGTCCACAGATTATGTGGAGCGTCATTTTGAAGAGGATGGGCAGCTGTCGCAGAATATG GGAGGGGAGCACTGCTACTACCACGGGAGAGTGAGGGGGATGCCTGGCTCCTGGGTGGCTCTGTCCACCTGTCACGGCCTGCG ggGGATGTTTTCTGATGGAAACTTCTCTTATGGGATTGAACCTTTTGGCACCGGAGAG GAGCAGAATGACCACATCGTTTATCGAATGCCCAACATTGACATAATTCCACCTCCATGTCCAG gatgctCCGTGAACAGTACAGAGCCTGAGGGGCAGACAGAGAGCCACAACAAAGGAGACGGAGATCTGAAGGACAGAGACGACTGGTCTGAAAAAGAGAAGCCCATCATTACACAAGgcctgagaagaagaagaaaaagacaa GTGCGGCGGGGCCAACGCACCGTTCAGACTGAGACCAAGTACATCGAGCTGATGGTCGTCAATGATTATGAACTA TTTGTGCAGCTTCGACGCTCAACCACTCAGACGAAGATTTTTGCCAAAACAGTGGTAAACATGGCAGATTTG ATCTACAAAGAGCAGCTCAACACTCGCATCGTTCTGGTGGCCATGGAGACATGGTCGGCCGAAAACAAGGTCGCCATAGGCAACGACGCCTTGCTCACCCTGCGTGATTTCATGAAGTACCGCAAAGAGAGCATTAAGGAGCGCTGTGATGCTGTGCACCTCTTCTC cGGGAGGACGTTCATGAGCAGCCGCAGCGAGGCAGCCTACATTGGGGGCATCTGCTCACTCACTCGGGGTGGTGGCATAAACGAG tttGGGGGCACAGGTCCCATGGCTATCACACTGTGTCAGAGTCTTGGCCAGAATATTGGCATGCTAAGGAACAAGGAGCGAACAGCTGCAG GAAACTGCAGGTGTCCGGATCCATGGCTGGGTTGTATCATGGAGGATACTGG CTACTACCTTCCCAGGAAGTTCTCTCGCTGTAGTATAGATGAGTACCTGAGATTTCTccagcagggaggaggcagcTGCCTCTTCAACAAGCCCACTAAG CTCTTGGACCCTTCAGAGTGTGGTAATGGATATGTGGAGCTGGGAGAGGAATGTGACTGTGGATCTATAGTG GAGTGCTCTCAGAGTGGAGCCAACTGCTGCAAGAAGTGTACTCTGACCCACAATGCCATGTGCAGCAATGGGCTCTGCTGCAGGGACTGCAAG TATGAGCTGCGAGGGGTGATGTGCCGTGAGGCGGTGAATGACTGTGACATCTCTGAGACCTGCACAGGAGACTCCAGCCAG TGTCCtcataatgtccacaagctgGATGGTTACACATGTGATGCTGGCCAG GGCCGATGTTATGGAGGTCGCTGTAAAACTAGGGATGGCCAGTGCAGGACTCTCTGGGGCTACA ACTCTGCTGACAGATTTTGCTATGAAAAGCTGAACTCTGAGGGCACGGACAAAGGAAACTGTGGTCCAGAGTCCAACGGGCAAGGATGGGCGCCGTGCCAGAAACA AGACGTTCTGTGTGGCTTGCTGCTTTGCACAAATCTGACAGCCAGGCCGAGGTTTGGTGAGCTGCAGGGGAAGCCCACCAGCCTGACCATCCACCATCAGAACAGATACCTGGATTGCAT GGGCGGTCATGCAGTGCTGGATGATGGCTTGGATCTGGGCTACGTGGAGGACGGGACACCATGTGGGCCCAATATGATGTGTTTGGAGCGCCGCTGCCTCCCTGTCACCACCTTCAACCTCAGCATCTGCCCGGGTTCCTCCACTTTACGCATCTGCTCCCACCACGGG ACGTGCAGTAACGAGGTGAAGTGCATCTGTGATGCAGACTACACTGGGAAGGACTGCAGTGTGTTTGACCCGATTCCCACGCCCACACCACCACCGGGCCCAGAGAAGTACAAAG GTCCCAGTGGCACCAATATCATAATAGGTTCGGTTGCCGGTGCTATTCTGCTGGCAGCAATAATCCTGGGGGGAACTGGCTGGGGATTTAA
- the adam11 gene encoding disintegrin and metalloproteinase domain-containing protein 11 isoform X3 yields MLAVRCLLFAAVCARGAETGLWEWVSLDGGIPSAEEVVQPKRLLQQIHSEEELQHSRLDTRVKNHPAGILPVHLAQSSFLVEAFGTSFILELELNHNLLSTDYVERHFEEDGQLSQNMGGEHCYYHGRVRGMPGSWVALSTCHGLRGMFSDGNFSYGIEPFGTGEEQNDHIVYRMPNIDIIPPPCPGCSVNSTEPEGQTESHNKGDGDLKDRDDWSEKEKPIITQGLRRRRKRQVRRGQRTVQTETKYIELMVVNDYELFVQLRRSTTQTKIFAKTVVNMADLIYKEQLNTRIVLVAMETWSAENKVAIGNDALLTLRDFMKYRKESIKERCDAVHLFSGRTFMSSRSEAAYIGGICSLTRGGGINEFGGTGPMAITLCQSLGQNIGMLRNKERTAAGNCRCPDPWLGCIMEDTGYYLPRKFSRCSIDEYLRFLQQGGGSCLFNKPTKLLDPSECGNGYVELGEECDCGSIVSGANCCKKCTLTHNAMCSNGLCCRDCKYELRGVMCREAVNDCDISETCTGDSSQCPHNVHKLDGYTCDAGQGRCYGGRCKTRDGQCRTLWGYNSADRFCYEKLNSEGTDKGNCGPESNGQGWAPCQKQDVLCGLLLCTNLTARPRFGELQGKPTSLTIHHQNRYLDCMGGHAVLDDGLDLGYVEDGTPCGPNMMCLERRCLPVTTFNLSICPGSSTLRICSHHGTCSNEVKCICDADYTGKDCSVFDPIPTPTPPPGPEKYKGPSGTNIIIGSVAGAILLAAIILGGTGWGFKNIRKGRSSGV; encoded by the exons ATGCTCGCTGTGAGATGCCTGCTGTTCGCTGCAGTGTGTGCACGGGGCGCCGAGACAG GTCTGTGGGAATGGGTGAGTCTGGATGGTGGGATCCCTTCTGCAGAAGAGGTCGTTCAGCCCAAGCGACTCCTGCAACAGATCCActctgaggaggagctgcagcacagccGCCTGGACACCCGGGTCAAAAACCACCCAGCTGGCATACTG CCGGTCCATTTGGCCCAGAGCAGCTTCCTGGTGGAGGCCTTTGGCACATCCTTCATCCTTGAGTTGGAGCTCAACCA CAATCTCCTGTCCACAGATTATGTGGAGCGTCATTTTGAAGAGGATGGGCAGCTGTCGCAGAATATG GGAGGGGAGCACTGCTACTACCACGGGAGAGTGAGGGGGATGCCTGGCTCCTGGGTGGCTCTGTCCACCTGTCACGGCCTGCG ggGGATGTTTTCTGATGGAAACTTCTCTTATGGGATTGAACCTTTTGGCACCGGAGAG GAGCAGAATGACCACATCGTTTATCGAATGCCCAACATTGACATAATTCCACCTCCATGTCCAG gatgctCCGTGAACAGTACAGAGCCTGAGGGGCAGACAGAGAGCCACAACAAAGGAGACGGAGATCTGAAGGACAGAGACGACTGGTCTGAAAAAGAGAAGCCCATCATTACACAAGgcctgagaagaagaagaaaaagacaa GTGCGGCGGGGCCAACGCACCGTTCAGACTGAGACCAAGTACATCGAGCTGATGGTCGTCAATGATTATGAACTA TTTGTGCAGCTTCGACGCTCAACCACTCAGACGAAGATTTTTGCCAAAACAGTGGTAAACATGGCAGATTTG ATCTACAAAGAGCAGCTCAACACTCGCATCGTTCTGGTGGCCATGGAGACATGGTCGGCCGAAAACAAGGTCGCCATAGGCAACGACGCCTTGCTCACCCTGCGTGATTTCATGAAGTACCGCAAAGAGAGCATTAAGGAGCGCTGTGATGCTGTGCACCTCTTCTC cGGGAGGACGTTCATGAGCAGCCGCAGCGAGGCAGCCTACATTGGGGGCATCTGCTCACTCACTCGGGGTGGTGGCATAAACGAG tttGGGGGCACAGGTCCCATGGCTATCACACTGTGTCAGAGTCTTGGCCAGAATATTGGCATGCTAAGGAACAAGGAGCGAACAGCTGCAG GAAACTGCAGGTGTCCGGATCCATGGCTGGGTTGTATCATGGAGGATACTGG CTACTACCTTCCCAGGAAGTTCTCTCGCTGTAGTATAGATGAGTACCTGAGATTTCTccagcagggaggaggcagcTGCCTCTTCAACAAGCCCACTAAG CTCTTGGACCCTTCAGAGTGTGGTAATGGATATGTGGAGCTGGGAGAGGAATGTGACTGTGGATCTATAGTG AGTGGAGCCAACTGCTGCAAGAAGTGTACTCTGACCCACAATGCCATGTGCAGCAATGGGCTCTGCTGCAGGGACTGCAAG TATGAGCTGCGAGGGGTGATGTGCCGTGAGGCGGTGAATGACTGTGACATCTCTGAGACCTGCACAGGAGACTCCAGCCAG TGTCCtcataatgtccacaagctgGATGGTTACACATGTGATGCTGGCCAG GGCCGATGTTATGGAGGTCGCTGTAAAACTAGGGATGGCCAGTGCAGGACTCTCTGGGGCTACA ACTCTGCTGACAGATTTTGCTATGAAAAGCTGAACTCTGAGGGCACGGACAAAGGAAACTGTGGTCCAGAGTCCAACGGGCAAGGATGGGCGCCGTGCCAGAAACA AGACGTTCTGTGTGGCTTGCTGCTTTGCACAAATCTGACAGCCAGGCCGAGGTTTGGTGAGCTGCAGGGGAAGCCCACCAGCCTGACCATCCACCATCAGAACAGATACCTGGATTGCAT GGGCGGTCATGCAGTGCTGGATGATGGCTTGGATCTGGGCTACGTGGAGGACGGGACACCATGTGGGCCCAATATGATGTGTTTGGAGCGCCGCTGCCTCCCTGTCACCACCTTCAACCTCAGCATCTGCCCGGGTTCCTCCACTTTACGCATCTGCTCCCACCACGGG ACGTGCAGTAACGAGGTGAAGTGCATCTGTGATGCAGACTACACTGGGAAGGACTGCAGTGTGTTTGACCCGATTCCCACGCCCACACCACCACCGGGCCCAGAGAAGTACAAAG GTCCCAGTGGCACCAATATCATAATAGGTTCGGTTGCCGGTGCTATTCTGCTGGCAGCAATAATCCTGGGGGGAACTGGCTGGGGATTTAA